In the Blautia coccoides genome, ATTGATGCGGACAACCGGTACTGCTGTCTCCGGTATCTCAGGCTGATAGGCTTTCAGTTTCTCCAGAAGTTCTTCTGCCCGTGAAGACTCCCCACATTCCTCATCTACAATATCTTTCAAAAACGGAATGTACTTATGGGCATAGCCACATCTTAATTCCAATGCGACAGTTTCCACCATATCTTCCTCCGGGCTAAAATTGTCATGATAATTATAAAAGTCAAAATCTTCCGCTAATTGATCCAGTGCTGCAGCCAGTTCATCCGCAGTCATTTTCTCCGGATAATAATGGACATTCAATTCCTTCGGGGGATAATATCGAAAATCCGGAAACGCCTCTACGATCTTTTCCAATGCCTCATGTACCAATGGAAGTGCTGCCAGAAATGCCACATCATCCAGGTTGTCTCCCCGGATCGTTTTCCGGCTGACCAGAGATACCTCCGCCTCATCATAAAAAGTATCATTCGGGTCACGGTAGATAATTCCCATACCGTTTCCATAATAACTTAATGTTGGGTCATCAATGATTTCCCGGTATTTTGCAACTATTTCATCCAGATTAGTACTCTTATATATTTTCCCAAGGCTATGGTATTCATCACATTCTGCAGCATAGTATTCCAGATAAGGCTCTTTCTTCAGAGGCATATTGTTCAGGACATTATCGATCATATTGTAATTTGCCTCCTCCAGCTCTTCTACTTTCGCCAATGGTTTGTACTCCCCTTTGGCTTTCATCTGCTCCGTTTTTTCATCCAGATACCGTTCGGATTTTTCAAGAAAATCTTCTAACGTACCAGTTTTGTCCGGTCTGATCGGATTCATATCCACTTTCATATTTCCGACCTTATACCCAGCTTCATTCAACACGGAAAATAAATCATCCTCACGGACAGTTCCCTCATAAGCAATTACCACATCCAAATCCGAATCCTCATTGTATAGCCCATCCCTTGTTCGACTTCCATACACACGCACGGCCTGTATCCTGGCATCCAGGTCATTTTCAATAATCTCTGCCTGTGCAATCGCCCATACAGTTTCTTCGATTTCTGAACGGCTCGTTCCATTTAATCCGGCTTCCGTTTCCGTATGATCCGAAATAACCGGCACACGCTTTCTCTGGCTTCTTGCTTCCTGAAGGATCTCTGCCTCTACGTTTTCTACTTTTTCCAGCAGTTCATCATACTCCATCGGTATCCGTTCTAACTGAACCAGACCTTCATCCTCTAAAATATCCTGAACAGCCTCTCTCATAGAAATATCCGGATTGTCCAAGAGCCCTCCGTCCATGAGTTTATACTCCGTATCGTAAAAGGAATAATCATACCCCTCCGTTGCCACCTGAATAGCAAAGTATTGATCCCCGATTCGGTAAGCCAATTCTTCCTGATTCAGTTCCGGCTCCAATTGCAGGAAATCCGGCAATTCACGGAAGCTGATACTGTCTACAAAATATGCTTTTACATTTCCATTTTCATTGAGGACTACAATATCACTTACCGATAAGGAATGCCCGGTATAATCCGCCGGATGGGCAATATTGAATTTCTCATACAGAGAATCCAACGTATCGCCATAAAACATTTTATCGGAATAGATTAGCTCATAGTCCTCTTTTTTCACCTGGTATCCATGCCTTTCAATAAAATTCAGATCCATAAATTCATATTCTCTGCCGGGACTGTCGTCTGTGATCTGGTATATTCCATATCTGTTTTCTGTCCCCAGAAGAAGTTTCGCCTCTTTCAGTGACTTTATCTGTGGATACTCCTGCATCCGTTTTTCCAACGTCCTGATCCGTTCCACATCCTCTCTCTCCATCTGATAATGCTCCGGTCCTCTTTCAATCTCCATCCGTTCCCGCACCGCAATCGGTCTTGGATAGGTGGTAATCAGAAATACTGTCTCCCCCGCATTGAACATCCTTAATGCTTCGTCTCTATCAAGATCTATCATTAGAGGCTGATACAATCCAACTTCCTCAAAATCTATTTCATCCTCCTGCTCCTGCATACGCTGCCAAGCATCTTTTTCAATTCCATAGAGACCTTCATGTTCCAATATCATCTCCCTGATGGCATAGTCCCCATGGGAGCCATCTGACTGCAGGCAGTATACCTTTTCCCCGACACGATGAAGCTCCAACGCCATCTCCTGACGAAGAGGAAGCATATCATCTGCGGTATAGCCATATCCCTTTAGCTCTGCCATACCTACAGAACGATCCGGAAAAGCATCTATTATCGCTCTAGCATCCCACAGTATTTCATCCACCTTCTCTTCATCCGAGGAACGGACAGCGTCTGCAAGGTTTCTGACCATTTTTCTGATAGCATAATCATCACCGGTCATAGCGGCATACTCCAAAACCTGTTCTTTCTGTTTCTCCGTAAACACAATATTTTCCCGCTGTTCTGCCCGCTCCATCTGTCTCTGGGCATAGTCCCGAATTTCTTTTTCTGCCATTGTCATAATCCTGTTCATTGCCATACGCATTTTCCTCCCTATCGTCAAATTCTTCTGGCAAGTACAATTAGCCTGCCGTTGGTGCTGGAATATTCACAGGTAGATAAAGAAAGCAGCTCATCATCCTCACTGACGGTAACCCCCGTCGGATAAAGCTGATAAGCTGCCATTTTCTGTAAATACTCCATCTGTTGTTTTCGTGTTTCTTTGTGTAAATAATCATAATAACCGCCGCTTTGTGCCACATTCGTCACATACACAGCAGCCACTTCATACTGATATTTCTGGTTTTTTAAATATAACGTAATCCCCTTATGCTCATGATAAAACTCTTCTTTTTTATACCCATTTAATTGTTTGAACATACTGCCATCTTTCATTTGATGACCATAAATAATTAAATGCTCCTGCATAGCATCAATATCATTCCGGCAGTCCAGCATCAGTGTCCCACAGATGGCATAATTCTTTTGAAAATCGTGGTGGAGATAAAACTCATTATCTTTACCCTGCACGACCGGATAACTGATATCGGTATCAGCAATCTTCAGCCAACCGATGCAATCTGCATTTTCATCCAACAATGCCCGATAATCAAAGTCATTTATCTCTGTCATTGGATTATCTGCATTTGGTTCTGTCTCGTCTTCCTCTGTAGTCTTTTCCGGAAATGCAATCTCTTCCACCTCCCGGTAATTCTTTCTGTTATCATAAGAATCCTGCCAGTAATCCAAGAGGAATTTCCCGCATATCACCGAAATCACCAGAAACACCATCAACAATACTTTTTCTGTTCTCTTCACATAGTTCCTCCTTCCGGGCATGAAAAAACCGGCAGGTATTTCACTGCCGGTGTATATCGGTTATAAAACATAAATGAATTTATTTACTTTTAGTTCCATCGTCATTAAATGTTGATTCAGCTCTAAAAACTGAAATTTATCTCTTACAAACAGTATTCATCAATACAATCATAACTACACAATCAATTAACGTAATTGCAAGAAAAATGTATGCAAATACGGCTGGCATAATTTCTTCCCATATCGCCATTACAAGAACTAAAACAGTTATCACAGACATTCCTGCTCCTGTGACTCTACATATTTTCTTTTCATCATATTTGCTTTTTTCTGATTTACTTGCTGTATTATATCCTGCAATTAGACCTGCACCACGACCAGTAAGTAATACTATACTCATTAAAGCTAAAATAAAAAATACCACCCACATTATCCAGTCTGAACCGTTACTTATATCTTTAAGTGTCATAACCTTACCCTCCCAAAATTCAAATAATACGTTTCCTTAAACTCTTAAAAAAGCTAGAAGTTGTTAACCCGTATAAGCATCATCCGCAGTATTCTTAAAATTTTGCTTTTCCAACCACTGCTTTTCTTCCTCGTTTTCTGGAATATCAATTCTTTCAATCTTAAAAATAACAGGTCTTGTTCCATCGTTACAGCAAGTAATCATCATTCTCTCATCGTTTGTCCATTTGTGCATGATGGA is a window encoding:
- a CDS encoding YodL domain-containing protein, with product MAMNRIMTMAEKEIRDYAQRQMERAEQRENIVFTEKQKEQVLEYAAMTGDDYAIRKMVRNLADAVRSSDEEKVDEILWDARAIIDAFPDRSVGMAELKGYGYTADDMLPLRQEMALELHRVGEKVYCLQSDGSHGDYAIREMILEHEGLYGIEKDAWQRMQEQEDEIDFEEVGLYQPLMIDLDRDEALRMFNAGETVFLITTYPRPIAVRERMEIERGPEHYQMEREDVERIRTLEKRMQEYPQIKSLKEAKLLLGTENRYGIYQITDDSPGREYEFMDLNFIERHGYQVKKEDYELIYSDKMFYGDTLDSLYEKFNIAHPADYTGHSLSVSDIVVLNENGNVKAYFVDSISFRELPDFLQLEPELNQEELAYRIGDQYFAIQVATEGYDYSFYDTEYKLMDGGLLDNPDISMREAVQDILEDEGLVQLERIPMEYDELLEKVENVEAEILQEARSQRKRVPVISDHTETEAGLNGTSRSEIEETVWAIAQAEIIENDLDARIQAVRVYGSRTRDGLYNEDSDLDVVIAYEGTVREDDLFSVLNEAGYKVGNMKVDMNPIRPDKTGTLEDFLEKSERYLDEKTEQMKAKGEYKPLAKVEELEEANYNMIDNVLNNMPLKKEPYLEYYAAECDEYHSLGKIYKSTNLDEIVAKYREIIDDPTLSYYGNGMGIIYRDPNDTFYDEAEVSLVSRKTIRGDNLDDVAFLAALPLVHEALEKIVEAFPDFRYYPPKELNVHYYPEKMTADELAAALDQLAEDFDFYNYHDNFSPEEDMVETVALELRCGYAHKYIPFLKDIVDEECGESSRAEELLEKLKAYQPEIPETAVPVVRINFCEDKEMNISGYQNLGSLDEITAKMDEDLSSKADPKTGMPEKTVQMYFTIYYPDHNQMQELKGKINIGDGNGGIVSQLKNQNEMKLHDESWLNYQKAKGEESFQAYMADLTDMQEHVLPYLQSFCSLEEKTLEKVEGAVKASVTGEKKSPERAMSDKGALKQGSLLENKKTMKKKKSIHERLKINKEIIAKQQGKDSKAKGVELA
- the srtB gene encoding class B sortase; the encoded protein is MKRTEKVLLMVFLVISVICGKFLLDYWQDSYDNRKNYREVEEIAFPEKTTEEDETEPNADNPMTEINDFDYRALLDENADCIGWLKIADTDISYPVVQGKDNEFYLHHDFQKNYAICGTLMLDCRNDIDAMQEHLIIYGHQMKDGSMFKQLNGYKKEEFYHEHKGITLYLKNQKYQYEVAAVYVTNVAQSGGYYDYLHKETRKQQMEYLQKMAAYQLYPTGVTVSEDDELLSLSTCEYSSTNGRLIVLARRI
- a CDS encoding DUF3784 domain-containing protein — protein: MTLKDISNGSDWIMWVVFFILALMSIVLLTGRGAGLIAGYNTASKSEKSKYDEKKICRVTGAGMSVITVLVLVMAIWEEIMPAVFAYIFLAITLIDCVVMIVLMNTVCKR